The following nucleotide sequence is from Polyangia bacterium.
CGAGCTGGGTCTCCGCCCGCTGGCGCAGCACCTTCAAGATCTCCGCCGACACTTCGATGGGCGTCACCGCACGTGCGCCACCGGCCACCTGAAAGCGCACCACCGGATCGCCGGCCGCGGCCGGGGCGAACTGATACGAAGTCAGCTTGCGCGTGGCCTCGCCGTCGTCCGGGCCGCGGCCCATGAACCGCTTGACCGAAGCGATGGTGTCCGCCGGATAAAGCGGCGCCAACCGATCGCGCGCCTCGCGCCCGGCGACGACGCTGCCGTCGGCGCCGAAGAAGACCACCGACGGAACGATCGCTTCGCCCCTGTCGCCATCCTCGCTCAGACACACCGGCTGTCCCGCCCGGACCACCGCCACCAGCGAGTTGGTGGTGCCGAGATCGATCCCGATCGCCCGCCCTTTGCACGCCTCTTTCACGCGCGATTCGCCCGGCTCGCTGATCTGAAACAGCGCCTCAACCATGGGACGCGCCCTCCGCTTGCGCGGCCACCGATTCGTCGTGCACCGCCACCTCGTCGAGAAAACGCCGGTAATAACGGACCGCCACCAGTTCGCCCGACGCGGCCGCCTGCGCTTCCGTCGACGGCAGTGTCGCGCCAGACAGCAACGTCGCCACCCGATTCATCGCCTCCTCAGCGCGCGCGCGCATGGTCTGGGCCATCGCTTGCACCTTGGCGTCGTCCCCTTCCAGACGCGCCTCGCCCAGCTCCTGCCGCAGCTCCAAGATCTCCACCAGCAGCGCGGGCGGCGCCGTCTCCGGCTTGCTTTTGCCCGCCGTCAGCAACTGCAGCAAATACTCCGCGCGGCGGACGGGATCTTTCAGGGCCCGCCACGCTTCGTTCAACTGAACGCTGCGACCCAGCGACGCCCGCCGGGCCCGCGCGTCCGCCCGCGCGAAGCGATCCGGGTGCAGCTTGCGGGTCAGCTCGCGGTAACGCTGCTCCAGCACAGCGAGATCAACGTCAAAGCGGCGCTCGACGCCCATCACCGAAAAAAAGTCCGCCCCGGGATCAGCCGGCTGCAACGCCCCGCAGTGCGCGCACTCCATGCCGCCCCCGGCGGCCTTTTCACAAGACCAGCAAATCACCGCACCCTCTGTTTCGCTAGACAACCAAGGCGGAGCAACGAACCATCGCCGCCGCCTAGAACTGCACGCTTTCCCCGCAACCGCAGGTGCCCTTGACGTTGGGGTTGGTGAACTTGAACCCGCGCGCCATCATCGACGTGGCGTACTCCAGCGTCGATCCGTCCAGGAACACAAAGCTCTTCGGGTCAATGAACACCCGCACCTTGCCGTCTTCGAACGACAGGACTTTGTCTTCCGGACGCGGCTCGTTGTCGGCCCATTCGAAGAGATACGAAAAACCGGTGCAGCCGCCGCCGCGAATGCCGACGCGCAAACCCTTGGGCGCGCTGGCGCGCCCTTCGGCCGCTTTTCGAATCGCCACGATGGCGCGCTCTGTGACTGCGATGGCCATGACCCGGGCTCCGTTAGACCGCCGATTCCGTCTTGCCGGCGCGCGCCGCCCGCTTGGCCTTGTAGTCGGCGATGGCGCCCTTGATGGCGTCCTCCGCCAGCACCGAGCAGTGGATCTTCACCGGCGGTAGATTCAATTCCTCGACGATCTGCGTGTTCTTGATGGCCATCGCTTGATCGATGGTCATGCCCTTGACCCATTCGGTGGCCAGCGACGACGAGGCGATAGCCGACCCGCAGCCGAAGGTCTTGAACTTGGCGTCCTCGATGACGCCTTCATCGCTGATCTTGAGCTGCAGCTTCATCACGTCGCCGCACGCCGGCGCGCCGACCAGGCCGGTCCCGACGCTGGGATCGTTCTTGTCAAAGCTGCCCACGTTGCGGGGGTTCTCGTAATGCTCCAGGACTTTTTCGCTATACGCCATGACCGTTGCTCTCTTTCTGGGGCCTTTTTAGTGGGCGGCCCACTGGATGCTCTTCAAATCGATGCCCGCCTGAGCCATCTCGTACAAAGGCGACAGCTCGCGCAGCTTGTTGATCTTGCCGACCACCAGATTGATGACGTAGTCGACTTCCTCTTCGGTGTTGAACCGCCCGATGCCGAACCGGATCGAGGTGTGGGCCATCTCTTCTTCGACGCCCAGCGCCCGCAGCACGTACGACGGCTCCAGCGACGCCGACGTGCAGGCCGAACCCGACGACACCGCCACGTCCTTCAGCGCCATCAGCATCGCCTCGCCTTCGACGTAGGCAAAACTGATGTTCAGGTTTCCGGGCAGCCGGTGCTCCATCGATCCGTTGACGAACGTGTCGCCGACCTGCGACTGGATGCCCTTGCGCAGCCGCTCGCGCAGAGCCAGCGTGCGCGCTGCCTCGGTGGCCATCTCCAGCCGGCACAGCTCGGCGGCCTTGCCGAAGCCGACGATGCCGGGAACGTTCAAGGTGCCCGACCGCATGCCGCGCTCGTGGCCGCCACCGTCGATGATCGCCGTGATGCGCACGCGCGGCTTGCGCCGCACGTAAAGCGCGCCGATGCCCTTCGGCCCGTACATCTTGTGCGCCGACAGCGACGCCAGATCGGCGCGCGCGGCGTTCACG
It contains:
- the hscB gene encoding Fe-S protein assembly co-chaperone HscB, giving the protein MICWSCEKAAGGGMECAHCGALQPADPGADFFSVMGVERRFDVDLAVLEQRYRELTRKLHPDRFARADARARRASLGRSVQLNEAWRALKDPVRRAEYLLQLLTAGKSKPETAPPALLVEILELRQELGEARLEGDDAKVQAMAQTMRARAEEAMNRVATLLSGATLPSTEAQAAASGELVAVRYYRRFLDEVAVHDESVAAQAEGASHG
- a CDS encoding iron-sulfur cluster assembly accessory protein — translated: MAIAVTERAIVAIRKAAEGRASAPKGLRVGIRGGGCTGFSYLFEWADNEPRPEDKVLSFEDGKVRVFIDPKSFVFLDGSTLEYATSMMARGFKFTNPNVKGTCGCGESVQF
- the iscU gene encoding Fe-S cluster assembly scaffold IscU yields the protein MAYSEKVLEHYENPRNVGSFDKNDPSVGTGLVGAPACGDVMKLQLKISDEGVIEDAKFKTFGCGSAIASSSLATEWVKGMTIDQAMAIKNTQIVEELNLPPVKIHCSVLAEDAIKGAIADYKAKRAARAGKTESAV
- a CDS encoding IscS subfamily cysteine desulfurase, coding for MALKLPIYMDNNATTAVDPRVLETMLPYFSEVFGNAASRSHSFGWSAEKAVDDAREQVAALIGAVGKEIVWTSGATESDNLAIKGAAEFHKDRGNHIVTAQTEHKAVLDTCKRLEKEGFEVTYVPVAEDGRVTPASIKAAMTDKTILVSIMLANNEIGTVNPVNEIGAVVKERGALFHIDAVQGVGKIPFDVNAARADLASLSAHKMYGPKGIGALYVRRKPRVRITAIIDGGGHERGMRSGTLNVPGIVGFGKAAELCRLEMATEAARTLALRERLRKGIQSQVGDTFVNGSMEHRLPGNLNISFAYVEGEAMLMALKDVAVSSGSACTSASLEPSYVLRALGVEEEMAHTSIRFGIGRFNTEEEVDYVINLVVGKINKLRELSPLYEMAQAGIDLKSIQWAAH